gcagaatgaacagcagtggactgagcacacaaccctggggggcccccgtgctcagtgtgatggtgttggagatgctgcttccaatccggactgacaggggtctcccagtcaggaagtctaggatccagttgcagagggtggtgttcgggcccagtaggctcagctttccaatcagtttctgaggaatgattgtgtcgaatgcagaactgaagtctatgaacagcattcgaacgtacatatctttcttgtccaggtgggttagggccaggtggagggtgatggcaatggcatcgtctgttgaacggttgggacggtacgtggactgcagggggtccagtgaggggggcagcagggtcttgatgtgtctcatgatgagcctctcgaaacacttcatggtgatggatgtgagagcaacaggacggtaatcattgaggcaggacattgaagacttcttcggcacaggaacgatggtggcggccttgaagcacgtaggaatgacggcgctgctcagggagatgttgaaggtgTAACTATCTGTGTTGCAGGTGGCTGGCTGGAGAATTGGGCTTGTGAGAGAGATTATTTTACAGAGAAACAATGGAAACTGGACTGATGAGAATAGTCtgagaatcacaatggatttaatgagCTGAACAGCCTCCAAAACTataagaaaatatttaaaaatttcaaATTCATTGTGCCATCACAAGAAGTTCCTTCTCCACTCGAGccatcataagaccatgagaatgcaagacacaggaacagaattaggcattcagccctttgagtctgctctgtcatttcatcatggctgatccattaccctctcaactccattctcattccttctccccataacctttcaagtcctgactaatcaagaacctatcaacctccacatgcaatgacctggcctccacagctgcctatggcagtgaattccacagattcaccatctctggctcaagcaatttctcttcatctcctttctaaatggacattctattctgaggtagtgtcctctggtcctagccttCCCCAGCAtagtaaacctcctctccacctccactctatctagacctttcaacattcgataggtttcaatgtgattccaccgcacccccccgccccccgccaccACCAAttctaagttccagcaagtaAAAGCCCAGAGACTTCAATCACTCCTCACATGATAAGCCTTTAATTCCGGGAATAATTCTTCTGAACTtccactgaaccctctccaaaatcTGCAcagtctttcttaaataaggggcccaaaactgctcacaatactccaagtgaggcctcaccagtgccttataaagcctcatcattacatccttgtttttataatcCAGTTCTCTTAAAATGAAGGCTCACATtgtatttgcattcctcaccatggactcaacctgcaaattaacctttagggaattctgcaccaggactcccaagtctccttccacatcagattttggaattttctccctgtttagaaaataatctatgcttttattccttctaccaaagtgtatgactatacacttctcaacacagtattccatttgccatttctttatccattctcctaatctgtccaagtcattcTGCTGCCtcactgtttcctcaacactacctgcccctccatctacatttatgtcatctgcagacttgcacacaaagccatcaattctgtcatgcaCATCATTGGCAAACagtgtaaaaagcagcagtcccaacaccaattcTTAcagaacaccacgagtcactggcagccagtcagaaaggcttcctttattcccacagcCTACCTCTTGCCAAACAGCCAGTGCTGCCTTCTTTACTGTAGTACAATGGACTCTTATTCTGTTAAACAgtctcatgtggcaccttgtcaaagtccttctgaaaatctaaatacacaacatccaccaattctcctttgtctatcctgtttgttatttcctcaaagaattccaacaaatttgtcaggtaagattttccctcaaagaaaccatgctgactttgacctgcTATATCATGTGCCCTTAAGTACACTGAAACCACATCCTCAACGatcagctccaacatcttccctaccactgaagtcaggtgaactggcctataatttgctttctcctgtctcccttccttcttgaagtgtggagtcATACTTGCGGTTTTCCAGTCTTCCTGACCCataccagaatctattgattcttgaaacatcattattaatgcctccacaatctcttcagctatctctttcaaacccctggggtgtagtccatctggtccaggtgacttactgtatctaccttcagacatttcatttTCCAAAGTAACTCCTCCCTAGTAAtctcaactgcactcacttctgccccttactgtcttgaacttctggcatactgctagtctcttccacagtgaagactgatgcaacataCTTATTCAGTCTGTCCGCTACTTTCTTGCCTCCattaccagcatcattttccagcggtccggcgtctactctcatctctcttttactctttatatgtctGAGAAAAACttgtggtatcctctttgatagtgTTGACTAGTTTACCTTTATATTTGATTTTTTCCACTTATATCTTTTTAGTTACTtcctgatgtttttttttaagtttcctaatcctctaccttcccactaatttttgctttattatctcccctctgttttattttattttggctttgattCCCTAGTCagctacagttgtgtcatcctgcttttagaatgcttgttctttgggatgtacctatcctgtgccttccaaattgttccttgaaactccagccactactgctctgccatcattcctgctagcATCCCCTTACAATcaacattagccaactcctctctcatgcctctgcaacttcttttacTCTACTGTGatagtgatacatctgactttagcttctccttctcaaattgcaatgtgaattatatcatattatgatctctgactcctgaaggttcctttaccttaagctctctaatcaaattcaGTTCATTGCACGACATCCAATCCTGaagagctgatcccctagtgggctccacCACAATCCTTCTAAAAACCATCTTGTAGTCATTCTACAACTTCTCTGttttgagatccagcaccaacctgatcttcccaatttacctgcatattgaaaactGCCATGACTATCATactattgcccttttgacatatattttctatctccctttgtaatttgtagcccacattctggctactgttcaaaGACCTGCATATAGCTCCCATTAgggtttttttcacccttgcagttttttaactctacccactaggattctacatcttctaatcCTCTGTCATctcttctaaggatttgatttcattttttatcaacagagccacctTATCCCatctacctacctgcctgtccttccgatacaacgtgtatccttggatgtaacACTCCCACtaaaatcttctttcagccacaacgtagtgatgcccacatcataaCTGACAATCTCTAACGGTGCTACAAGATCACCTATCTTATTCTGCATgttatgtgcattcaaatataatgtctttttttctgtatttgtcatgctttttgattttgttcccctttttcactgcatctcatcccactgactgcaactttgccctatcatctgcttgtccttcctcaccgtctcccTACACACTGCTTCTGCCTGTAAACCAACCGCCAtatcctcagtcctatcactccagttcccactcccctgccaaattagtttaaaccctccccaacagctctagcaaacctgcctgcaaggatatttgtcccccacaggttcaggtgtaatctgtcccttttgtacaggggGTACCTTCCCCAGAGGTGATCCCAATTTGTAATAAGCTCTTCGGGCCTGTGCAGGGAGCTGGACAGTGTTGGGCTCCAAAGTTTGTAGCGCACCTGAATTGggtaattgttgtttaatgagcTTCATTAATCATTtaaagttccttgtgtttttttttcaagcaACTCGCTTTTGTAATAAGGCCTGACTTTCCACTGCACTTGGGTTCCAATATTGCTAGCACACCTCGTGACAGAAGGACCCTGCCAGTAGTGGACTCAGTGGAGGTTAAACAGCAGCATTTTGACATCGGTAGACTTAAGGTGAGAATGTCACCTACTCTCAAGTCCACGTCTGGAGTCTACATTCCAAGTGACTCTAGCCTACATTCTGAATTTCTCGAGTCCGTGGTCTGAGCTTCTTTAGTCTACACCGTCTTTTTCTGGGTCTCAAGTTCGGCAAAGTTCTCAAGGTTCTCCATGTCATCCAGGGTCTCCAGCTCAGTAAGGTTCTCAAGGCACTCCAGGATTCCCATGGCCCGCTAGGTTTCTGAAACTTATACAATGTTTCCGAGGTTCATTTAATGTTTTCTCTGTCTTGAGGTTTCTAAGTATCTCTCAGGATCTGCAGGTCTCTCTCAAGTTTCCCAGGCTTCTCTCAAGTTTTCAGGACTCTCTGGCCATCGGGCACCAGCCATAGGGAGGGCGGGTATGGTAGCGAGCTCTTTGAGCCTCTCCGGGGAGCTGGAGTGTGTagggctctgaggtttttagagcacctgaattggttaattgttaagtttattttgataggctcgggCGTTccatgttacttgtattatttaaatgGACGCCCAATTAGCACTAGTCccagggtcctagttttgagaatgttacatctCACGGTGTTGCTCGTCCAAGCCACcgatgttcttttggaattataATGAATAAACTCTGGTCACGGTCTCTACATTGCAGTCTGTCTTTCATCCACATGAGAGTTCCGACATTGCCAGTGCACAGCATGacaccaatgatccagaaatctgaaagctGGCCCCCGCAACAGTTTTTCAGCCACactaaatcatcctattcttactgtCACTGGCGcatgcacaggcagcaatccagaaactgCTACCCTGGAGGTTCTACTTTTCAGCAGGGATCATATGTCAGGGATTCCCAGGAGCATATTGTATTTCTTGAAATCacctttgaatcttttttttccctctcctcctGGTGATCACTTCCCATAGAAGAGTGTGTCTGCTTTTGGACACTGATACCAGGCACCAGAATGATATGGTCTGCCTGGCATGGCTGACTGATGTTTGGGTCTCAGCACTGATGGTGCTTGACCAGGAGATGATGCTGACATTGGTTTGTTAATCCTTCCAAAGGTGTTGTGAGATTTCGTGTCGATAGTATCTCTCCAGTTCCTTTTGTCTCTTTACtcttttgactgtttattccccccacAGACgccgcctggcttgctgagttcctccagcatttttttgtgagcAACTCCACTGCACCACCGATTAGTTGCAAGATTTTAGAGCAACTTTGTTACGCAGAACTTCCTTCTGGTTAAATTAATCTCCTTCAAAATGAGAATTGAGTCATTGACTTTAGCGGAAAGCTGAAGAAGTGTACACAAGATAAATAACTTAGGTAGAAATGTAAGAGCTTTGATTAGGATGGTTTCAGTTGATTGTCAAAGTTGGCTGCATGATGTTAGGCAAACAATTAGGAAGAAGAACGTACGAAAATACAAATACATTTGCCAGATGGTCATAAAAGGAATTTGTTCTGAAAAATTGTGAGATAATATCTGCAGGAAGGACAAACAAGGCATCGAGAAAGACAGTGAAGGAAAGATGATGATTAACACTGAGGAACAGAGGCAATCCCTGTCCTTGGATCCCTGACGGCAGATACAACAGTACAGTAGATAAGCTATATGACATAGTGTGCACATCATGGAATGTAATCATGTGGAAGTCATCTTGGAATTTCTCAAAGCCCTAGGTAAGTCACAGTTGAAAACTTAGATTCAGAGGTTAATAgatcaatacagcacagaaacagactcttcaaaccatctagtctgtgctaaactgtTGTTCTGCCAGAGTGACATTGATCCACACCtgcaccatagccttccatatacctcccatccatgtccatatccaaacttctcttcaatgttgtaaTCGAacttgcattcaccacttccactagcagctcattTCACTCTCACACCACCCTGTGAGTGAAGCCATTCCCCCTCACTTCCCCTTAAATGAAaggtttcaccttttaccctaaacctatgacctctagttctaggttTGCTCATTTCAGTGgaaagaaagcctgcttgcactaaCCCTATCTACATCTCTGATAATTTCGTATACCCCTAcccaatctcccctcattctcctgcatccAGGCGTGTTTCATTACATTTTAGAAAGGACACAGAGGAGATCTATAGAGTTACATCAAGAGAGAATGGTTGGGGTTGTTCTCTTTAGAATCAATGGGTAGATGGGGGAGATTTAACTGAGGtcaataaaattatgagaagtttaCACAAGGTGTTGTAATATGAGCgtaattaaaagtaagttaatattaATTAGGATATCATGGGGGGTCTACTTCCGTTTGTGGTTCTTCCTAGTGGCCCTCGTGTACATAGTGTTCccgccatgccgtacgggttgtgaaagcctctgtatatacgtaatgttttgaagttggagataaagttgtttctttggcatgaagttgtcgagtgtgccttttcaaagtagaagttaccacatacaAGAAAGGATCAACAATCTACTGCTTGAACTCatcaggtcgagcagcatctgtgggaggaaaggaattattgATATTTCAGCTTGAACCCCTGCATCTGAAAGGTTGATTGCtgttgacagagagagagagagatcagaaaCGGGGTGGGTGAGGGTGAATTTTAAGGTAATGGGTAAAATGATTATTGGGAAGTTGAGGAGAATGTCATTCATTAGTAGGTGAGTAATATGGAACCCACCACCAGAATCGGAGATAAAAGCAGAAATCCGTAACAAGAGTAAAGATTTAGAGCTGTAATGTGGGAACAACTGAAATAGTCTCACCATGGACATGTGAGTGAGGCAATGCTGCAGTAGGTGGTGCTACTGGCTCACAGCTGCGATGACCCAGTTTCCATCCTGACCTCCAGAACATCTTCCTGCCGCTGCCGCGCGCTTCGGCTTGTGGCTCTGTTTGTCCCCTCCTAAATGAGGCACGAAAAATAATGGAAGTCCGGACAGTCCTGCAGTTGGCCCTATGACAGACATTGTCTCTGTTCTCATCAATTTAAAAATTACTCCTCTGGCTATTCtgggtctgatgaagggtcaatgATCTGAAATCTTGTCTCTTTTCACCTATCGCCTGTGTATTTCGGAAATTAGCATTTACAATTCCAGAAAGACGCAGCCGAAACAGCCAGGAGGGGGCTGAAATGTGGAAGCTTCAGTGCAGAAAAAAAGTAGAGTTTACAATATAACTTCAATTAATGGGTAAGGAAAGAAATCTGTGCAGATTATGAAATCTATAAACAGGAGTGAAAAGGTGAAATTAAATTCCATACAGTCTGAATATATCAAGCAACTGCGCGCGGATTTAATTTGATAACAGTGCGAGGAGCACGGTACACATGCTTTATACTTAACCTCAATGCTCGAACTATTAGAGAACATTGTGGGAAAGTGTACAATTTGCATGGCTCTAGTCGCAGGGGGTTTCAATTTGGGGTCCACGGAccgcttgcttaatggtattggtgcatggcataaaaaataTTGGGAACTCCTGCTAGTGGAATATTGGTAATGCTGTCGTCGTTGTTTGTAGGGATGCGGTGTTGATTGCTACTAACTTCGTAAAGGAATTTGGTATGTAAATGAAGAACAATTGAAAGCTCGTGGCTTTTATTATAAGATGGCTTGAATCTATTTATAAAGTTTAactctcttttcttttttttaaatcaacattCTTTGTTTTTCCAAGTTTGGGAGACTTGGACTTGTGCTCATCATCCTCACACAGATGTAGTAACACGGCTCACCAGGAGATGGCAGATCTTGCTGCCGAGGAAACATTTTTTTCCCCGTCTTTGCACACACGGGATTTTCAGCGAAAAGTTAAAAGAAATTAATTGCCGTCAACTTTGCCTGCCGCAGCTTATTCGCTCTATGTGCAGGGTTACTGAAGATTTTATCGGTCACCGATATGGATGTGTCACTGACTAAGGAACGAACAGGGCTAAACTACAATCGACAGTTTGGAAGGTAAAAAACCTTTCATTCTAAAGCCGGTTTCATGTACTGTATAGTGCTTGTCTCCAACTCAGCTCTAATCTGGGCAGTCTTGATTTAGTTCCGGTAATATTGGTAGCCTTTGCATGTGCATGGTCTGTTGTACGGAAGCAGAAAGGATGGAGTGAGAATCTAACTGCTCCTGTAAGAGCAAGGAGTGGAACTCCTGATATATTAATCACTGGACGAACACTGGCGGAATCCTGCCGAATCTGTGCGGGGCTGAGTCCGACCCACACTGCGCTCAGCACAAATGCTCTTACCATGGTAGTGTACTGGCAAAACTGGATTGAACTTTGGGGCTATGCGCTCGAGTTGCACTTGTATGCTAACGATTTTACAGCTAACGTAGTGTTTTACCAACACCATGTAACCTGTAGAGCTTCGACTCTGCCGAGGGCCAATCGGAACCGTGGGGCGTCCTCAAGAGGGGGCCGCACTTGGAGCACATAGCTTTGGGCTCAGAGCTCGCATGCCTATAAATACCGGAGCCACTCCAGCCAGCTTGCACTGCTACACTGAACCTCCGATCAACCGTCAGGAAGGCGGGAAGAATAAAAACGAGACTTCGACTAAACTGGGCACTATTTGTGTAAATTATCTATCTGAATTCCTTCCCGTCCATTTCAGAATCTTGCAAGTATAGAGCGGGAAATTAAGAGCAGCAAGTGTGTGCAGTAGTTCTGTAGCAGCCTACCCTGATGTATTCTGCAGAAACGACCCAAGTCTTCGACCCATACGTCCGGGTAATACAGAATGCCAATATTTCTCATTACGCCTCGAACAGGTCCTTGCTGCAGCCCCTGTGGGACTACCTGCGAGTCAACCACCAGGATACCCTCCGCTCGCCTCTCTTTCCAGTCATCATCTCAGTCTCCACCTACTTCATCAGCTGCACCTTCTACATGACGCTCGACATCTTGGCTCGCAGATGCCCGGCCATTAACAAGTGCAAGATCCAGCCGGAGCAGCATGTAACGTGGGCAAACATTCTCAAGACTCTGTGGCTTACCGGCTGCAACCACGTTATCTTTGTTTTCCCAGCAGCCGCCTTCCAGTGGTACTGGCGACCTCCGATCCCCCTCCTGGAAGACACACCACAGCTCTCCGAGTTCCTTATAGGAATCCTCAGCTGCACAATTCTCTTCGACTTCCAGTATTACTTCTGGCACCTTATGCACCACAAGTTTCGATGGCTCTACACGACTTTCCACGCCATTCATCACGAATATTACGCTCCCTTCTCCTGGTCGACGCAGTATCTATCTGCCTGGGAACTGATCAGCGTTGGCTTTTGGACCACCATAGACCCGATTATCCTGCAGTGTCACAGCCTGACAGCGTTCACCTTCATGATCTTGAACGTCTGGATAGCAGTGGAAGACCACAGCGGCTATGACTTTCCTTGGGCTTTACACAATATTATCCCTTTCGGGCTCTGGGGCGGCTCTGTGAAACACGATGCTCACCACCAGAAACCACAGTACAATTTTGCCCCTTACTTCTCACACTGGGACTGGCTTTGCGGCACTTGCTGCGAATACAAGCGCTCGCCCGCCTGTTTGGAGATGGAAAAGAAGCGACGCAAAGCCAGCAAAAGCTAGAAATATATCTAGCATCCCGCTGTCTGATGAAAGCCGCATTTCTCCCGCGTAAAACAAGGTGCCAAGAGAAGCGGGTTGGAGACGATAGAGAAATCGGCAGTGCAATGATCAAAGAAAATCTTGAGTGAGCTGACTGCCGGAATATTCTGACGTTAAATATCGCAgttatttatttttcacatgttaaAACGAACGCAATACCTTTGAAGTAAGCTATGTGTAGTACGGTATAAAAACGCGCTACATTTGTACTTACCGTTATACGTGAGGTAAATATCCATTTTAAAGAGGTACCATGATTATGAATGTTTCAATTATCTTACGTACATTGTGTAATGTATATTGGAAAGAAACCTCTGTGGCATCATTTCTAAGCATTTGCAAAACTTTTGCcccaaatatttaaaataatacgTCATATGTATTTAAGAATAGATTATGGAATACAGGCAAAAATGTAAATATGTCCTTAAAATGCAAAATGTCTTCGAATACAAATAAAAATGTTCACTTTTTATCTGTTTGTGGTTCTGTGTTCACTAGTTCTCTGAGAGTAGCATGGCGTGGTGATCGGTAAGGCTTGCATAAAATTTCAGGCAATCACACTGTGCCGACCATGTCGCACATACTTGAAAAGGTTAATAACTGAATTTGACACTTACATTAAATAGTCCCTTCCTTATTTTAATGATAAGTCGGAGAGGGTTCTGCTGTTTATTCACCATGCTCTGACGCTGTTGGCCGCAAACGACACTCACATTGCACAGGAATAGTTAACTAAATCGATGATCTTTCATCTACAACGATCTGATGTAAATGTGAAACTAAAAAGTCACGCCTTCACTGTGGTACAGCTTGTCGAAGCTCACAAAATGTTTGGTGTTTTCAACCAGATGTTAGAAGATACTTTAAATTATACAAATTCCCATCCACGTCCCGTGAAGGTTATCCTCCCCTCTGCTGTGCATGCCTGGGTCTTCGGAGATATATCGCCCCTCTCCATTTCCATCCAGCCGACTTTGTGCAAGCCCTTCGTTTTGTATTGAACAGTCCGTTCTGGTTGATCTAGAAGCACAAATATCACTCAGAGTTCTATTTGTGTTCCGGGAGAATTCCTAATacaatatgtggacaggccgattaGAGGACAGGTCGTACTGGATCCAATACTGGGTAATGAACTTCATCAGGTTACAGATTTCTCCGTGGGTGAGCATTTCGGAGATAAAGACCACAGCTGTCTGAGCTTTAGCATAGGAATGGACAACAGCAGAAGCAGACGGTTTGCAAAGTAACCGGGGAGAGCATACGTAAGGTCTAGGAAGCGAAGATCAGCCAGGGCTCTTGAGAATTATAAAGTAgccaggaaggatattaataaggggTGTGGGAAAGctggaaggggacatgagaagtgcTTGATGAGTCGGATTACGGAAAACACCAAGGTGCTCTACAcacatgtgaagaacaagaggatgacaAGAGTGAGGGTGGGACTGATCAAAAGGGTGTGATAGAGCAGGTCGGACACGAGTAATTTCTCCTTCTCGCCACTCCCGCCCCCACCCCCGCACCCGTAGCCTTGTAATTCTCATTACAGTATCCCTGTCTGACAATGCTGACGTCGCGCTAATTGGAGACACATGCTCAGTGGAAGCGTTCATTTCGTAGGGTGGGGAAGAGTGCGGGCTATTGGAAAGTAGCTAGTTGATCGATTttgttgtagaccagtgagtcttacgtcagcAAAGGCCAAACAAAATGAGAGACTGCTCAGGGAGCGGATTTACGAGCAATCGGAGAAGTATAGTCCGATTCGCAATGGTCCGAATGGCTTTATGAGCCTTATGAGCAAGTCGTGCTTCGTGAGCGTTAATGACATTTTTGAGGAAGGGATAAACAAACTGATGAAAATTGATTTGTGGAtgatgtgtatatggattttagtaaggcatttgacaaggttcattCTGTAAGGTCCATCCGGAAACTCATTTGGCATTGAATCAGTGAAACCTTGTCCGCATTGATCGGGAATTGTCTTGTCCAcaagaggcagagggtggtggcagatggagtgtattctgcctctAGGTCCGTGACCAGTGATGCtctgcagggatctattctggaacccctgctctttgcgaTTTGCATAAATAACTCGGGCGGGGAATTGGAAAAGTGAGTTAGTAAGTCTGTGGATGACACAAAATCTGGTTACGTTGtcgatagtgtagaaggttgtctgaGGCTACAACGGAATGTTGATAACATTCAGAGCTGagctgagaaatggtagatggagttcaatccagaaaagcgtGAAATGATACACTTTGTAAGAATGAACTTAAAAGCAGTGTagaaagttaatggcaggatttttagcggcgtggaggagcagagggaccgtGGGGCCCAAGTCCATTGATCTTTCAAATTTGCCTGCAAGTTAATAGGGGGCTTAAGACGGGTTCTGGTGTGTTAACCTTCCTTAGTCAGGGACAGAATTTAAGAGccctgaggtaatgttgcaactatttaAAACTTGGTAACACCatgcttggagcattgtgttcaattctgcttgcctcattattggaaggatgtggaagctttaaagagggcgGGGAttaactaggatgctgcctggtttacagaacATGTCTTAGGAGAAAAGGCTAAATGAACTATGTCTTTTTTTTCTTCGGAGTGAAAGAGGGTGACAAGCTACTCAACAGAGATATATAATTTGTAAGAAGCAAAGAAGTAAGGACACCCAGCAAATTTTAACCAAGGGGGCAATTACTAATaccagaagtatttaaaatgagTGGAGAAAAAtatggggaagatgtcagagggagtttttaacacagagagtggtgagtttctGGAATGCCttttgaaacagagatgaggataaagttcttcagctagagagtcatgaatctgtggaattcattgtgacagatggctgtgaaggccaagccattgggtccATTTAATGCAGTGATTAATAGGATCCTAATTGATATGTATTTGAGGGAGAAAgtgagagaatgggattgaaataaatcatccattactttttctgagagtggtggaggccagatcattcgGTATAATTAGTGTGCCAGGTCATTAGATatacttataaaaagtattcaagcaCCTtgggttttattgttttacagcattgaatgacagtggatttaatttggctgtttttggcaataatcaacaaaaaaagaatgttgtgtcaaagtgaaaacagatctctacaaagtgataatttaattacaaatataaaacacaagataattgattgcataagtattcatcccctttaatatggCATGCCAAATCATAACCGGTGCAGCCCATTGGTTTTagtagtcacataattagttaaatggagatcattttgtgaagtcaaggtatttcaattgattgtagtaaaaatacacctgtatctggaaggtccaactgctggtgagtcagtatcctggcaaaaactaca
The DNA window shown above is from Mobula birostris isolate sMobBir1 chromosome 5, sMobBir1.hap1, whole genome shotgun sequence and carries:
- the LOC140197631 gene encoding cholesterol 25-hydroxylase-like protein 2 gives rise to the protein MYSAETTQVFDPYVRVIQNANISHYASNRSLLQPLWDYLRVNHQDTLRSPLFPVIISVSTYFISCTFYMTLDILARRCPAINKCKIQPEQHVTWANILKTLWLTGCNHVIFVFPAAAFQWYWRPPIPLLEDTPQLSEFLIGILSCTILFDFQYYFWHLMHHKFRWLYTTFHAIHHEYYAPFSWSTQYLSAWELISVGFWTTIDPIILQCHSLTAFTFMILNVWIAVEDHSGYDFPWALHNIIPFGLWGGSVKHDAHHQKPQYNFAPYFSHWDWLCGTCCEYKRSPACLEMEKKRRKASKS